The DNA window TTCCCGGTGAACGCCCTCATGAACCGCATCTCCACGGCCAAAAACGAGCTCATCGCGCCCGGCAACTTCGAGAAGGAGGCGACCGACCCGGTGGGGAAGGTGGCCGCGCGCGTCTACACGCGTCTGCAGGAGCGCCTCAAGGCCGCGAACGCCTTCGACTTCGATGACCTGCTGCTCTACGCCTACCTGCTGCTCAAGAACCACGCCGACGTGCTGGACGCCTACCAGGGCCGCTTCCGCTACATCATGGTGGACGAGTACCAGGACACGAACCACGCCCAGTACGCCATCACACAGCTTCTGGCCGCGAAGCACCAGAACATCATGGTGGTGGGCGACGACGACCAGTCCATCTACAGCTGGCGCGGCGCCGACATCCGCAACATCCTCGAGTTCGAGCAGGACTATCCGCGCGCACACACGGTGAAGCTCGAGCAGAACTACCGCAGCGTGGGCAACGTGCTGGCCGCGGCGAACGCGGTCATCGCCAACAACCAGCACCGCAAGGCGAAAAAGCTGTTCACGGCCGCCGAGGACGGCGAGAAGATCCAGGTGTACATGGCCTCCGACGAGCGCGACGAGGGCCGCTGGATCGCCGGCGAGATCGAGAAGCAGCGCGCGGCGGGCCTCACGTACAACCAGATGGCCGTGTTCTACCGCACCAACGCCCAGTCCCGCATGCTGGAGGACATGCTTTTGCGCGCGGGCGTGCCCTACCGCATCGTGGGCGGCACGCGCTTCTTCGACCGTGCCGAGATCCGCGACGTCATGGCCTACCTCACGCTCATCGTGAACCCGGCCGACGACATCGCCGCCAAGCGCGTGATCAACGTGCCGCGCCGCGGCATCGGCAAGACCACCATCGAGCGCATCGAGCAGTTCGGCCGCGAGATGGACATGCCGTTCATGGAGGCCGCCGAGCTGGCCATCGCCGACGAGGACCTGCGCGCCTCCACGCGCCAGTCCATCGCCGAGTTCGTGGGCCTCATCAAGGAGGCGCGCTCCTACGGGGGCGATCTGCGTAAGGTGATCGAGGCCGTCATCGACAAGAGCGGCCTCATCGGGGCGCTCCAGGCCGAGGGCACCGACGAGGCGCGCGGCCGCATCGAGAACATCCAGGAATTTTTGGGCGTGGTCGACGAGTTCGTGGATACCCACGACGAGGACGACGCCGACTACGCGGCCCCGACGGCCGGCGAGGGCACGGCGGCGGGGGAGGCTCCCGTGCGCGTGCTGCGCGGCGACTCGCTCGCGGACTTCATCGAGTGGGTGCGCCTGCGCACCGACCTCGATACGGTGAGCGACGACGGCCGGTTCGTCACCATGATGACCGTGCACTCCTCGAAGGGCCTCGAGTTCGACTGCGTGTTCGTGGCCGGCATGGAGGAGTCGCTATTCCCCCACATGAACAGCAAGGACGACGCGGCCGGCATCGAGGAGGAGCGCCGCCTGGCCTACGTGGCCATCACGCGCGCCCGCAAGCGCCTCTACCTCACCTGCGCCTACGCGCGTCAGATCTTCGGCCAGACCTCGTCGAACCCCGTGTCGCGCTTCATCCAGGAGATCCCCTCCGAGCTGCGCCAGACCACGGGTTTGGGGTCGGCCGGCTTCAGCGGCACGGGCTGGGAGAAGCGCGGCAGCCGCAAGGGCATCGCGGGCAGCGGCACCGAGGCGGGCGGCGGCCGCGTGTTCGGCCGCTCGAGCGCGTCGGGCTCTGCGGGCCGCTCTGACGAACGGGCGAGCCGCGTGGCCGGCTCCTACGTGCGCCCCGGCGCGGAGAAGAAGGCGGCCGCCAAGATGGCGTTCTCCGCCGGAGACACCGTGGACCACAAGACCTTCGGCCGCGGCAAGGTGACGAAGGTGGACGGCGACACGCTGTTCGTGAAGTTCTCCAAGACCGGCCAGACCAAGAAGCTGCTGAAGGACTACGCCCCCATCGTGAAGATCGGCTAGCGGCGGGAACTGTATCAGGGATGCCCCGTAGGGCAAGGGCTCTGCCCTTGCCGCCACCTGCGGGAAGGGCCCGGTCGACGGCAAGGGCAGAGCCCTTGCCCTACGGTCAACCTGGGCGAGGCGATGAGGCGGGCTTTCGTCACGGCCTCGCCCCTCCACTTTCGCGGGAGCCCTTGCAACTCGGGCCGCTATGCCCCATGATGGAGCTATCGACGACGTGCGGTCGCAATCGATCCACAACCCCGCGCTCTTCGTCCCCGCCGACGAGGGAAAGAGGTTCCTCATGAAGATCGTTGCCGACTCTTCCACCATGTTCTCCGTCGAGGAGGGAGCGGCCCGCGGCATCGGGATCCTGCCGCTCGCCGTGGGCATCGACGGCGAGACCTGGCTCGAGTACGAGGAGATCGCGACCGACGACTTCCTCGCGCGCGTGCGCGCCGGCGCGATGCCGCAAAGCTCGTGCCCGCCGCCGCACCTCACGCTCGAGGCGTACGACACCGACGAGGAGGTGGTGCACCTCGCCATGGCCGACGGCCTGTCCGGCGCCTACGAGGTGGCCTGCGGCTTGCGCGAGCAGGCGCGCCATCCCGAGCGCGTCCACGTGGTGAACTCCGCCACCCTGTGCGCGCCGCACCGCGCGCTCGCCCTGGCCGCCGTCGAGCTGGCGAAGCGCTTCAAAAGCGCCGGCGACGTGATCGAGCGCCTGCGCCCCCTGATCGCGAGCGCGCATTCGTTTCTGCTCCCCGAGGATTTCGAGTACCTGCGCCGCGGCGGCCGGCTCACCCCGCTCGCGGCCACGTTCGCGCACCTGCTGAAGGCGGCGCCCGTCATGCGCCAGACCGACGACGGCACCCGCCTCGAGCGGCTCGCCGTGGCGCGCAGCTTCAAGAAGGGCATCGAGGCCGCAGCCGCCGAGCTGGCGCGACGCGACGTGGGCGCGGGGCACTTCATCGGCGTGAGCCATGCGGACAACCCCGCCGATGCCGGCTGGGCGCTCGACCGCCTGCAGACCGCCTTCCCGCAGTGCCGCTTCGGCCTTTACGAGCTGGGCCCGGCGTTCATCACACAGGGCGGCCCCTCGTGCATCGCCGTCCAATCGATCGACCTGGGCGCATTCCCCGACCTCGTCCTCGGCTGACGGCGAAAAGGAAGCGGCCGCGCCCACAGGGGGACGCGGCCGCTTCCTAGCCATGCGGCGCCGCGCGGGGAGGGATGCGCGGCGCCGAGGAGCGAAGGATCTCCTACACGCCCGCGGCCGCGTTCTCGCCGCAGAGCTTGCCGAACGTGAGCGCGCAGGCCAGGCTGTGGCCGCCCACGGTCACGGGGTACTCCACCAGGTAGCGCCCGCCCTGGGTGTTGCCGGCCACGTAGAGGCCCTTGATGGGCTCGCCCTCGTCGTTCAGGGGATGCAGGTCGGTGTCGCACTCGAGCCCGCCCATGAGCACGAGCATGCCGGCGTTGTCGAAGCGGCAGGCGTAGAACGGCGGCGTGTCCACGGGGAACATGCGCGTGCCCAGCTTGCCGTAGTCCTCGTCCACGCCCTTGGCGGCCAGCTCGTTGTAGCGCGCGATGGACTTCTTCACGTTCTCCACGGGAAGGCCCATGCCTTCGGCCAGCTCCTCGATGGTGTCTGCCTTGAGCGTGACGGCCCCCTCCACCATCTCGTCGGTGGTGTAGCCCAGCGCGAAGCCCGAAAGCACCGTCTCGTACTGGTCCTTCTCCTCCTCGGGGATGTAGTAGTTCACGAAGCCGTGGCCCGTGCCCTGGGCCAGGAGCTCGTTTTTCCAGTTGGCGTCGAAGATCTGCCACGACTTCGTGCCCAGCTTGGCCATCTCCGGGTCCTTCGAGGCGGGCTGGCGCGACAGCTGGTCGGCGATGTTCTGGCCGGGGATGTCCTCGTTCATGAAGCGGTTGCCCTCCATGTTGAGCTGGAGGAACGCGTCCACGCCAAGCGCTCCGCCCATGTGGTGCGTCATCGGCGCGTAGGGCCCGAGCTCCATGTGGGCGCCGGCCCAGATGGCCATGCGGTGGCCGTCGCCGGTGTTGGCCACCTCGCCGTTGGCGTCGAGCGAGCCGTAGAAGCTGGCGAACTCGTCGGCCTGCGGGGCGTAGTAGTGGCGCATCTCGGGGTTGCCGCCGATGTCGCCCGTGCACAGGCACACGGCCTTCGCGTTGATCTTGGTGAACTTCTTGCCGTCCTTGTCGCGCACGTACGCGCCGGCCACCGCGCCGTCATCGCCCACGATCAGCTGGTCGGCGAACGTCTCGAAGATGAGCTCGGCGCCGGCGGCCTTGGCCTTGTCGCGGCAGTTCTCGCAGCCCCACTGCATGTTGGGGTTGAGGTTGATGGTGCCGTGGAAGAACGGGTAGTACTCGGTCTTGTAGTCGTAGCCCTCCAGCGGCGGCCAGAAGATGGGGCGCAGGAAGTTGGGCTTGTCGGTCTGCTTGTTGTCGGCAGTCTTGGGGATGAGCTCGTAGTCGGCGCCCTCCACGAACCAGTCGAACGCCTCGCCGGAGTGGTCGTACCAGTAGTTGAGGAAATCGGGGTTTGGACGGTAGCACATGTCCTTCATCAGCTGGTTCACGATGTCGCCCTTCGGCGCCCACGTGATGCCGGCGTCCTGCTGGATCTTCGAGTTCACCACGCCGAACGCGCCGGCCATGGTGACCACGCCGATGTCGGGCTGCTTCTCGATGCCGATCACCTTCGCGCCCGCCTCGGCCGCCGAGCGCGCGGCGGCCACGCCCGCGAGGCCCAGGCCGATGACGAGCACGTCGCAGTCCTTCTCCTCGGCCACCTCGGCCGGCGCCTCGGGCTTGGCGAGGAACGACGGCGTGTACGCGGTGGGGTCGGGCATGCTGGCGGCCGCGCCGCCCTCGGCGCCCTGGGCGCCCGCGTCGGCCGCTGCGGCGGCATCCTTGCTCTGGGGCGCGCAGCCCGCGAGTCCCGCTCCCGCCGCGACGGCGGCGGTGGCCCCCAGCCCGAGGAACGCGCGACGCGACATACCGGTGGTGTTTGCCTTCATGATGATGCTCCCTCCTGTTGGTTCAGCTTGCTCCCGGCGGATGCTTGGATCCAAGCTCCGCCACCCCGAACTCTAGCCCCCAAGGCACCGCTCGCGCTTCCTCCGCAAGCGGGTGATTTTCGCAAAACCGCAGGTCTGCACCACCTGAAACGGGTGATATGCGTTGAAGCGGCGCATCGGGGGCCGCGTGCGGCGGCGCGGTTAGGGTATACTGAGAAAAAGAAGCGGCGCCGGGGAGGGGCCGCCCTGGAAGGGGAGGGGTGCATGGGACAGCTGCGGGAGGCGCTCGGCATGGAGAGGACGCGCGATGCGGTGTTCTTCGGCGGGTACGCGCTGTACCTCGTGTTCTCCTACATCGCCTTCCACTCGTTCACCATCTTCGCGCCGGCCGACGCGCTCGATCCCGCCTCGCAGACGCTGTTCTTGGCCACGGTGCTCGTGGCGCGCATCGCCGTGTTCGCGGCCATCGCGTTCTGCTCGCTGAAATCGTCGGGTCCGCAGACGGTGGTCTCGGTGCTCGCCGCGTGCGGCATCGCGCTGTTCGGCTTTCTCGTGTGCGGCATGGCGCTGCAGTTCGCCCACGACGTGGACTTCTCGCGCATCCTGCCGTGGCTTCTGTTCGGCGGCGTGTGCCTGGGCGCGGGCGACGCGGTGATGGTGCTTCTGTGGGCGCGCTTCTGCAAGACGCTCACGCTGCGCGCGGTGTACCTGTACGTGCTCGTGTGCAACGTGCTCAGCCTGGTCGTGTACTTCGGCATGACGTTTCTGCCGCCGGAGGTCATCGTCCCGGCCACCGCGGTGGTGTTCGTGGCCTCGTCGGTGTTCGTGAAGCGCTCGCTCGACATCCGGGCGCGCATCGACAGCGAGTATTCGCGCCCCGTGATGAGAAGCGCCGCGACGCGCCTGTGGCGGCCCGTGTTCGGCACGGCGGTGTTCTGCTTCATGAGCGGGCTGATGATGCAGATATCGGGACAGCAGCAGCTGCCGCTGTCCACCGTGCAGCAGACGTCCATCGTCACGTCGGCGGTGGTGGTGGCGCTGCTGCTGCTTCCGGCCCTGTTCATGAAGAAGCCGTTCAACATCGGGCGCCTGTACAAGATGGCGCTGCCGCTTTCGGCCGCCGGGTTTTTGCTGCTGCCGCTTCTGTGGAACGCGGCCGGCGGCATCGTGAACGCGTTCGCCCAGCTCGGCTCCATGGTGGCGAGCATCATCCTGTGGTGCATGCTGGCCGACATGGCGCGCGACACGCGACTGCCCTCGGCGCTCGTTTTCTCGACGGCGCTCGCCTGTACGAACGGCGCGCAGCTCGCGGGCATCCTCGTGGGGTTCTTCAACGCGTCGCGCTTCACGGCGGGAAGCCTCACGCTCACCGTGGTGGCCCTCGTGTCGCTCTACCTGCTGTCCATGCTCTCGCTCGTCCTGTTCAGGGACAAGGACCCCGGTGCCGACGAGGCGGCCGCGCCCGCCCCGCAGGTGGTGGTGCGCGAGGAGCAGTGGTTCGCCGAGCGCTGCGCGTTTCTGGCCCGCGAGCACCAGCTCACGGCGCGCGAAGCGGAGATCTTCGCGCTCTTGGCGCAGGGGCGCACGGTGCACGGCATCTCGGAGAAGCTGTTCGTGTCAGAGAACACGGTGAAGTCCCATATCAAGAGCATCTACCAGAAGCTCGGCATCCACGTGCGCGCCGAGCTCATCGAACTGGTGAACGAAGGGGAGGCGTGACGGGGCACCAGGCGCAGGCGGACGGCGTGGCGGCGATGCCGCCGAGGGCGCTTTCGCGCAGCTCGAAGGGCAGCGACCGGCCCACCTTGAACATCGCCTCCACGGTCTGGTCGAAGTCGACGAGGCTGCCGATGTGCGCGAGCGCTATCTGCGCGCTCACGAGGGCGATGGCCGCGCCGGCGGCGTTGCGCTTCTGGCACGGCACCTCCACGAGGCCCGCCACGGGGTCGCACACGAGCCCCATCATGTTCGTGAGCGCGTTGCCCGCCGCATCGAGGCACTGCGCGGGCGAGCCGCCGGCAAGCTCCACGGCTGCGGCCGCCGCCATGGCCGCCGCCGAGCCGATCTCGGCCTGGCATCCGCCCTCCGCGCCCGACACCGTGGCGTTGCGCGTAATCAGGTAGCCGACGGCCGCCGCGCAGGCCAGGCCGCGCGCAAGATCGTCGTCCGAGAGGCCCCGCGTGCGCTGCAGCGAAAGCAGCACGCCGGGGATGACGCCGGCCGATCCCGCCGTGGGGGCGGCCACGATGCGGCCCATCGACGCGTTCGTCTCGAGCACCGCCATCGCCAGCGCGCTCGCCAGCGCGAGCTGCTCGTCGCATACGCCGTCTCCGCGCGCCCTCAGCGCCTCCATCGCCTGCGCCTCGCCCCCGATGAGCCCGCCCATGGAGGGCTGCGCCTCGCGCAAGGGCCCCTCGGCGGCCTCCCGCATTACGGCGAGCGCGCGGCCCAGGTACTCGGCCGAGCCGTCCGCGCATCCCAGGCTCGCCGCCAGCGCCGCCTCGCGCGCGAGGAAGGCCTCGGAGATCGTCTCGTCCCGCCCCTCGCACAGGCTGAGCAGCGCCGATCCGCTCGCGAAGTCGAGCGCCGCAAGCCGCTCGAGCGCGTCGGCCTCATCGCCCGCCCCGCAGCGCCCGAGGCCTGCCCGCGCCTCGCCGGGGATGATGCGCACGTCGAGGATGGCCGGGTGCTTCTCGATGGCCGCCTTCGCCGCGTCGCCCACCGCCTGGTCCGTCTCGAGCACGGTGTAGGCCACGTCGCCTTTGCGCCTGCGGAACACCCGCGTGGTGGCGATGTTCACCCCGTGCTCGCTGATGCAGGTGGCGATGTGCGCGAGCACGCCCGCCTCGTCGCGCTGGCACACGACGAGGCTCGTGTTCTCGCCGGTGATGCGCACGTCTATGTCATCGATGCGGCGGATGACGGCCGCCCCGCCGCCCACGCTCTCGCCGCGCACGTCCATGACGTTGCCGGCGGCGTCGGTCACGCGGATGTCGATGGTGTTGGGGTGGTCGTAATCGTCCGCGTCCGGCGCCGGCTCGAACGAGAAGGCGAGCCCCGCCTCCTCGGCCAGCGCGAACGAGTCGCGGATGCGCAGATCGTCGGCCGAAAGCCCCAGCATGCCCGCCACGAGCGCCTTGTCGGTGCCGTGCCCCGTGAGCGTGTGCGCGAACGATCCGAACAGCCGGAACTCTGCCGTTCGCGGCTCGGCCAAGCACAGGCCGCGCGCCATGGAGGCGATGCGCAGCGCGCCCGCCGTGTGCGAGCTCGACGGGCCCACCATGACGGGCCCGATGATATCGGTCAATCCGAGCGTCTCCATGCGCCCCCTCCTCGTCTCGCGGACGCGCCCTCTGCGCGCGCCGCCGCCATGGTAGCGCAACCCGCGCCCTTTCGCCCGCACTTTCGTGAGATTTGGCGACGAAACCCGAACGGGGCCTTGCCCGCTGCGAACGGGCGGTATACTGGAGGTCGCCGGCTCGGGCGCGCGTCCGACCGGATCCCCCAGCAACGCGAAGACGGGCCCTCCGGGCGCACGAGGGCCTCATGGCAAAGGAGCGAGCATATGCCGTCACCCATCATCGTCGTGGGCCATAAGAATCCCGACAACGACTCCATCAGCGCGGCGGTGGGCTACGCCTACCTCAAGAACCGCCTGGCCGAGCGCGAGGCCGAGGACGGGAAGCCCTCGTGCGTCTACGTGCCCGCGCGCCTGGGCCCGCTGCCGCCGGAGAGCGCATGGGTCCTCGGGGAAAGCGGCATCCCCGCGCCGGAGGTGATCGCGCACGTGCACGCGCGCGTCATGGACGTGATGACGCCGGATCCCATCTCCATCGGCCACGACGCCACGCTGCTCGAGGCCGGGCGGCTGCTGCGGCAGCACAACGTGCGCGCGCTCGTCGTCACCAACGACGACGGCACCTACCGCGGCCTCATCACCACCCGCATGATCGCCGAGCGCTACATCGCCGCCACCGACGCGCTCGAGGAGGGCGGTGCCAACGAGATGGCCGTCGCGGGCGACCTCATCGCCTCGCTCGGGCAGAAGGTGGACGACATCACCGAGACCGACGTGCTCGTGCTCGACAAGGACGGCCTGCTCAAGGAGGCTATCGAGGACCTCATGGCAAGCGCCTTGCGCGAAGCCGTGGTGCTCGACGACGACGGGTTCGCCATCGGTATCGTCACGCGCTCGGACGTGGCCGTGCGCCCGAAGCGCAAGGTGGTGCTCGTCGACCACAACGAGACGCGCCAGGCCGCCAACGGCATCGAGGAGGCCGACGTCGTGGAGATCGTCGACCACCACCGCATCGCCGACGTCATGACCGCCAACCCCATCAAGTTCCTGAACCTGCCCGTGGGATCCACGGCCACCATCGTGACCATGGAGTTCCGCCGCCACGGCGTGGAGATCCCGCCGGAGATCGCGCGCGTGCTCCTGTCCGCCATCATGACCGACACGGTCATCCTCAAGTCGCCCACGGCCACCTACGTCGATCGCGAGCAGGTGGACCACCTGGCCGCCATCGCGGGCGTCGACCCCGTGGAGTTCGGCCTGGCCGTGTTCAAGTGCCGCGGCGGCGAGGGCGACATGAAGGTGGAGAAGCTGGTGGGCGCCGACGCGAAGGAGTTCCTCATCGGCGACGCCGTCGTGCTCATCGCCCAGCACGAGACGGTGGACCTGCCCTCCGTGATGGAGCGCGAGCAGGAGATCCGCGAGCACATGCGGCAGCTGCGCGACGACCACGGCTACGAGTTCGTGCTGCTCATGGTCACCGACATCATGGCCGAGGGCAGCCAGTTCCTCTGCGAGGGCAACCGCCGCATCGTGAACCGCGTGTTCGGCATCGAATGCACGGGCGTGGGCGGCACCTGGATGCCCGGCGTGCTCTCCCGCAAGAAGCAAGTGGCCGCCCGCATCCTGGGCTCGTAACTTGTCATCCTGAGCGAGCGTAGCGAGTCGAAGGATCCCGCGCGGCGCCAGCCGTGGCGCTCCCCGCTATCGCCTCACGGGATCCTTCGACTCCGCGCTGGCGCGCTCCGCTCAGGATGACATAAGCTTACAGCAGCACGTCGGCAAGCGCGCGCTTCGGCACGTAGTGGACGCCCGCGTCGTCGCGCCAGTACGCCGTCTCGCCGTCGGCGGGCATGTCCACGATGCGCACGTCCTCCACGGGCTTGCCGAGCGCGAGCACCAGGTCGGGTTGGAAGCGCTCCGCGTCGATGCCGAGGACTTCGGCGAGGCTCCGCTTCTTGAACGACCCCACGATGCAGCCGCCGTAGCCCGCCTCGACCGCCTGCAGCATGATGGTCTGCGCGACGATGCCCTCGTCCCAGGCGGTGAACGTGTCGGCGAGCGTGCGCTCGACGTCCCGGCAGACGACGATGTAGCCGCCCGGGCGCTCGCCGGGCGCGGGGCCGTCCCAGTCGGGCAGGGCCTTGGCCCAGGCGCAGCAGGCGAACACGCGGGCGCGGTCCTCCTCGTCGTGGACGACCGCGAAGCGCAGGGGCTGCGCGTTGCCGCTCGAGGCCGTGAGCCGGGCGGCGTCCACCCAGGATACGAGCTGCTTGCGGCTGAGCGGCTCGGATTCGTCGAAACGCCGATAGCTTCGGCAGGCCTTGATGGTGTCGTGCAGCATAGGTCCTCCTCGCGTGTCGTGCGCGCTCCGTCCGCCCCGTTTCCGAGATCGTCGCGCGCTGCCCTGTTCCCAGCATTATAATGGGCCGCGCCGTCCGCGCGCCACCGGGCACGCCCCGAGCGTCGCGCGCAGGCGGGCGAAACGCCCCATCGATACCGCACCGGAAGGATCCGCCATGAACCCGCAGCGCCTGTTCGACCTCTTCTTCGAACTCGTCCGCATCGAGAGCCCCTCGCGCCACGAGGCCGCGATGGCCGCCCGCTGCGCAGACGAGCTGCGCGATCTGGGCTTCGAGGTGCGCTTCGACGAATCTGCCGCGCAGACGGGCTCGGACACGGGCAACCTCATCGCGCGCCTGCCCGGCACCGCCGCAGGCAGCGTCGTGCTGTCGGCGCATCTGGACACCGTGCGCCCGTGCGCGGGCATTGAGCCCGTCGTAGAGGACGGCGTCGTGCGCTCGGCCGGCGACACCATCCTCTCGGCCGACGACAAGGCGGGCGTCGCGGCCATCCTGGAGGGCGTGCGCGCGGTCGTGGAGTCGGGCACGCCCAGGCCTGAGATCGTCGTGCTCCTCACCACCTGCGAGGAGCTGCATTTGCTGGGCTCGGGGGCGCTCGCGGCGGGCGAGCTTCCGCAAGGCGCGCCCTGCTACGTGTTCGACGCCGACGGCGCGCCTGGCACCGTGATCGTGGGCGCGCCGTGCCATTGGAACCTCGAGGCGCGCTTCGCGGGGAAGGCGGCGCACGCGGGCGTGGCGCCGGAGACGGGCGTGTCGGCCATCGCGATGGCGGCCGCCGCCGTTGCCGCCATGCCGCTCGGGCGCATCGACGAGGCCACCACGGCCAACATCGGCATGATCCAGGGCGGCCGCGAGACGAACGTCGTGCCCGAGTCGTGCGAGCTGGCGGGGGAGTGCCGCTCGCTCTACGACGAGCGCGCCGAGGCGCAGAAGGCCGCCATGACCGCCGCGCTCGAGGACGCCGCCGCGCGCTTCGGCGGCTCCGTGGAGGTAGCGTGGACGAAGAGCTACGGCGCCGTGCTCTACGACGAGGACGACGAGCTGGTGCAGGCCATCTCCCGCGCCGCGCGGGCGGCCGGCCTCGAGCCCAGGCTGCATCGCTCAGGCGGCGGGGCCGACGCCAACGTGCTCGCGTCCCGCGGCGTGCGCGCCGTCACGCTCGGCATCGGCATGGCCGCCTTCCATTCGCCCGACGAGCACATCAAAGTGGCCGACCTCGAAGGCGCCGCCCGCCTCGCCGAGGCCCTCATCCTGGAGGAAGCCGAGGGCTAGACGGCCGACGCATCGAATGACCGTCACTCGATGCATTCTCAAGGGGATTTCCTGTCATCCTGAGCGGAGCGCGCAGCGCGGAGTCGAAGGATCCCGCGCGGGCCGTCAGGCCGCAAAGCCTTCCGGCTGACGCCGCAGGGGATCCTTCGACTCGCTTCGCTCGCTCAGGATGACAAGAGGGGGCTCTTCCGCTCCGCTCAGGATGACAGGGACGGCGTTCGCTCGGCGGCGAAATTATTTCTCGATTGCGTGGAGAAAACCTGTGCGTTCGGCTGCCAATCGCTCGTCCACCTGCGCAAACGTGCACCACTACCTATAGATACTCCCGGGTGCGTGGCGTTTGACAACCCAGATGGCGGATGGTAGAGTGCTCGTTCGCGTCCCGTGCGGGGCGTATGTTTTCCTG is part of the Arabiibacter massiliensis genome and encodes:
- a CDS encoding M20/M25/M40 family metallo-hydrolase codes for the protein MNPQRLFDLFFELVRIESPSRHEAAMAARCADELRDLGFEVRFDESAAQTGSDTGNLIARLPGTAAGSVVLSAHLDTVRPCAGIEPVVEDGVVRSAGDTILSADDKAGVAAILEGVRAVVESGTPRPEIVVLLTTCEELHLLGSGALAAGELPQGAPCYVFDADGAPGTVIVGAPCHWNLEARFAGKAAHAGVAPETGVSAIAMAAAAVAAMPLGRIDEATTANIGMIQGGRETNVVPESCELAGECRSLYDERAEAQKAAMTAALEDAAARFGGSVEVAWTKSYGAVLYDEDDELVQAISRAARAAGLEPRLHRSGGGADANVLASRGVRAVTLGIGMAAFHSPDEHIKVADLEGAARLAEALILEEAEG
- a CDS encoding nitroreductase family protein yields the protein MLHDTIKACRSYRRFDESEPLSRKQLVSWVDAARLTASSGNAQPLRFAVVHDEEDRARVFACCAWAKALPDWDGPAPGERPGGYIVVCRDVERTLADTFTAWDEGIVAQTIMLQAVEAGYGGCIVGSFKKRSLAEVLGIDAERFQPDLVLALGKPVEDVRIVDMPADGETAYWRDDAGVHYVPKRALADVLL